One window from the genome of Pararhizobium gei encodes:
- a CDS encoding GlxA family transcriptional regulator yields MKPIQPASLTEKRPLQVSIVAFAECDPSIMYGIFDTLWIAGAHWKSNSNEPTSEVLFAPRLIAANPGPLTLITGVTILPQATIDEVEQTDYVLVPNVVVDTPETIAALDRKLLEWIVRMHRKGARLLAACGGSIVLAEAGLLDGQSATTHWLYASLFRNRYPRVDLREERILVQSGPGHSIVCSGGASSWQDLTLFLIARHAGTAEAIRISKLFLYQWHRDGQLPYASMIANVGHGDMIIEKCQEYVPDHYQSRDILSQLLRLSGLPKRSFDRRFKKATGYSPLEYVQWLRVEEAKQMLELDERPIEDIAFDVGYSDLASFRRLFRKIAGLTPGEYRRRFRLPENVEAALRAASAEELA; encoded by the coding sequence ATGAAGCCGATCCAGCCAGCTTCTTTGACTGAGAAGCGACCCTTGCAGGTGAGCATCGTCGCGTTTGCGGAATGCGACCCGTCCATCATGTACGGTATTTTCGATACGCTCTGGATCGCTGGTGCGCACTGGAAAAGCAATTCGAACGAGCCGACGAGTGAGGTTCTGTTTGCTCCGCGCCTTATTGCGGCAAATCCCGGCCCCCTGACCCTGATCACCGGCGTGACCATCCTGCCGCAGGCGACCATCGATGAGGTTGAACAGACCGACTACGTGCTCGTTCCCAATGTGGTCGTCGATACGCCGGAGACAATCGCAGCGCTGGACCGTAAGCTTCTTGAATGGATCGTCAGGATGCACCGGAAAGGCGCGCGATTGCTTGCTGCCTGTGGAGGTTCGATCGTGTTGGCAGAGGCGGGACTTCTGGATGGGCAGTCGGCGACCACCCATTGGCTGTATGCAAGCCTGTTCCGAAATCGCTACCCCCGGGTAGACCTTCGGGAGGAGCGCATCCTGGTTCAGAGTGGCCCTGGACATTCCATCGTCTGTTCGGGCGGCGCTTCATCGTGGCAGGATCTGACGCTCTTTCTGATTGCCCGGCATGCCGGAACGGCGGAGGCGATCCGCATCTCCAAGCTCTTCCTGTATCAGTGGCATCGTGACGGGCAACTTCCCTATGCGTCCATGATTGCCAATGTCGGTCATGGAGATATGATTATCGAAAAGTGCCAGGAATACGTTCCGGACCACTATCAATCGAGAGATATTCTTTCACAATTGCTACGGCTTTCCGGCCTTCCCAAGCGGTCGTTCGATCGGCGCTTCAAGAAAGCGACCGGCTATTCTCCGCTCGAATATGTCCAGTGGCTGAGAGTGGAGGAGGCAAAGCAAATGCTGGAGCTTGACGAGAGGCCGATCGAGGATATCGCATTTGATGTGGGCTATTCCGACCTTGCCTCATTCCGCCGCCTGTTCCGCAAAATTGCCGGCTTGACGCCAGGCGAATATCGCCGACGCTTCCGCCTGCCTGAGAATGTGGAAGCCGCCCTTCGGGCAGCCTCGGCCGAGGAACTTGCATAA
- a CDS encoding MATE family efflux transporter — MNTLPSAEPRENWNWRMLALALPIILANLAQPLLSLVDTMVAGHLPDASYLGGVALGGVLFNFLFWSFSFLRMATTGLVSQAWGANDAALMRMHLFRALLIAAAGGWTIIVLQKPIIHIGLGFLGGSSAVFESASAYALARIWSAPAALGNFVLLGYLLGCQRVMISLALQVALNGINLAATLTLVFVFDWGVAGIGAGTALAEWAALVLGLLVVRPWGSRPQVVLRDLFDRLAFQRLIAVNRDIFLRSLFLLICFAWFARTGAAEGDVILAANAVLLNLHGIASYGLDGFAHATETLVGSVIGARRKQALARVIKAAFLWSGLVALLFSLSYALAGPSIIEALTNQEDVRAAAIAFLPYLVALPLVSVTGYMLDGIFIGAMRTRELRNSMFISTIVFLVAAYLLQQVWSNHGLWISMLFLMIARAATLGFNLKRIFQSL; from the coding sequence ATGAACACTCTTCCGTCTGCGGAGCCGCGGGAAAACTGGAACTGGCGGATGCTCGCCCTGGCTCTTCCGATCATTCTGGCCAATCTGGCGCAACCCCTCTTGTCGCTGGTTGACACAATGGTGGCTGGACACCTGCCTGATGCGTCCTATCTCGGTGGCGTCGCGCTCGGTGGCGTGCTGTTCAATTTTCTGTTCTGGAGTTTCAGCTTCCTGAGAATGGCCACGACCGGTCTGGTCTCCCAAGCCTGGGGAGCCAACGATGCGGCGCTCATGCGCATGCATCTGTTCAGGGCACTTCTCATTGCCGCCGCCGGCGGGTGGACCATCATTGTCCTGCAGAAGCCGATTATCCACATTGGTCTGGGATTTCTCGGCGGCAGCAGCGCAGTCTTTGAAAGTGCCTCGGCTTACGCACTCGCCCGGATTTGGTCCGCCCCTGCCGCCCTTGGAAATTTCGTCCTGCTCGGCTATCTCCTGGGGTGCCAACGCGTGATGATTTCGCTCGCATTGCAGGTCGCGTTAAACGGGATCAACCTCGCCGCCACGTTGACGCTGGTCTTCGTCTTTGACTGGGGTGTCGCGGGCATCGGGGCAGGCACCGCCCTGGCGGAGTGGGCCGCCCTTGTCCTCGGGCTCCTCGTTGTCCGGCCGTGGGGTTCACGTCCTCAGGTTGTGTTGCGGGACCTGTTCGACAGGCTCGCATTCCAGCGATTGATCGCGGTCAACCGCGACATATTTCTTCGCAGTCTCTTTCTGTTGATCTGCTTTGCCTGGTTCGCCCGCACCGGTGCGGCGGAAGGCGATGTCATTCTGGCGGCCAATGCCGTTCTTCTCAATCTCCACGGCATCGCTTCATACGGGCTTGATGGCTTTGCCCATGCCACGGAAACGCTCGTCGGCTCGGTCATCGGCGCACGACGCAAGCAGGCCCTTGCTCGTGTGATCAAAGCCGCCTTTCTATGGTCGGGCCTGGTCGCGCTTCTGTTTTCGCTTTCCTATGCTCTCGCCGGCCCGTCGATCATCGAGGCCCTGACCAACCAGGAGGATGTGCGTGCGGCTGCCATCGCATTCCTTCCTTACCTCGTCGCATTGCCGCTGGTCTCGGTAACCGGCTACATGCTCGATGGGATATTCATCGGCGCAATGCGCACCCGCGAATTGCGCAACAGCATGTTTATTTCCACCATCGTTTTCCTTGTGGCCGCCTATCTGCTGCAGCAGGTCTGGAGCAATCACGGATTATGGATCTCGATGTTGTTTCTCATGATCGCCCGTGCCGCGACATTGGGCTTCAATCTTAAACGCATATTCCAAAGCCTGTAG
- a CDS encoding class I SAM-dependent methyltransferase → MEIDTNKLHALLGVMVNELGAAQNAALVTLGDELGLYRAMAGKGPVSPTELATLTDTKERYVREWLSAQAASGFVDYNVAADRFELSAEQAAVFAIDESPVNMIGGFQALDAVYADRRKLAHAFRHGGGVSWADRCTCMFCGTDRFFRPGYKSNLVANWLPSLDGIIEKLERGALVADIGCGFGSSTIIMAEAFPRSQFLGIDFHAPSIEHAAQHAKQLNNVRFETAGAKDFAGTGFDLVTMFDALHDMGDPVGAVRHVAKALKPEGTLMLVEPMAGDSLADNLNPIGRIFYAASANTCVPASLSQEVGAALGAQAGQVRLSQVLNEGGFQNVRRSAETPFNMVLEARL, encoded by the coding sequence ATGGAAATCGATACCAACAAATTGCATGCCCTGCTGGGCGTCATGGTGAATGAGCTCGGCGCGGCCCAGAACGCTGCTCTCGTAACGCTTGGAGATGAGCTTGGCCTCTACCGGGCGATGGCAGGCAAGGGTCCTGTCTCGCCGACCGAGCTTGCGACACTGACGGATACAAAGGAGCGATATGTCCGGGAGTGGCTTTCCGCTCAGGCCGCGTCCGGCTTTGTTGACTACAACGTTGCCGCGGACAGGTTCGAACTGTCTGCCGAACAGGCAGCGGTCTTCGCGATCGACGAGAGCCCGGTCAACATGATCGGCGGTTTCCAGGCGCTGGATGCCGTCTACGCGGATCGCCGCAAGCTGGCTCATGCATTCCGCCACGGCGGCGGCGTCTCCTGGGCGGATCGCTGCACCTGCATGTTCTGTGGTACCGACCGTTTCTTCCGGCCGGGCTACAAGTCCAATCTCGTTGCCAATTGGCTCCCGTCGCTGGATGGCATCATCGAGAAACTGGAGCGCGGTGCGCTGGTGGCGGATATTGGGTGCGGGTTTGGATCATCGACGATCATCATGGCCGAGGCGTTTCCCAGATCACAGTTCCTCGGCATCGACTTCCATGCTCCTTCGATCGAGCATGCAGCACAGCACGCCAAACAATTGAACAATGTCCGGTTCGAAACGGCTGGGGCGAAGGACTTCGCCGGGACCGGGTTCGACCTTGTCACCATGTTCGACGCCCTGCATGACATGGGCGACCCGGTCGGGGCGGTCCGTCATGTTGCAAAGGCGCTGAAGCCGGAGGGCACGCTGATGCTGGTCGAGCCGATGGCCGGCGACAGCCTCGCAGACAATTTGAACCCGATCGGCCGTATTTTCTATGCAGCTTCGGCCAATACTTGCGTTCCCGCATCCTTGAGCCAGGAGGTGGGCGCCGCACTCGGGGCACAGGCTGGCCAAGTCAGGCTGTCACAGGTCCTGAACGAGGGTGGCTTCCAGAATGTCCGGCGGTCGGCCGAAACTCCGTTCAACATGGTGCTGGAGGCACGGCTGTAA
- a CDS encoding sensor histidine kinase, whose translation MPFSDPRHPLWKPENLRRAIHAAGVALWSWNVTSDRFAMDEQAFKLWGLVKKGEVKFEDLSAHIHPADRDRVRAAFTATRGIVGSYEIDFRILVGEDIRWISARGLGDDAALHDGQMFGVFLDVTGRKQAEEGNELLAGEMSHRVKNLLAIAMGLTNITSQSTTTAKEMAQELTGRLAALGRAHDMVRPLPGSQGHAALLGDLLSVLLSPYEDLGAFKGRIRVAVPRMGVGELAATALSLIFHELATNSLKYGALSVDTGILDLSGITEDGDVTLTWTERGGPPVETPDSAKGYGSKLLKRSVSGQLGGTISYEWSKEGVVVVLTLKGDRLAK comes from the coding sequence ATGCCCTTCAGCGACCCTCGCCATCCCCTTTGGAAGCCGGAAAACTTGCGTCGCGCCATCCATGCTGCCGGCGTGGCTCTCTGGTCTTGGAACGTCACGAGCGATCGTTTCGCGATGGACGAGCAGGCCTTCAAGCTTTGGGGGCTCGTCAAAAAGGGTGAGGTAAAATTCGAGGATCTCTCGGCCCATATTCACCCGGCCGACAGGGATCGGGTCCGCGCCGCCTTCACCGCAACGCGCGGCATTGTCGGATCTTACGAGATCGACTTCCGTATTCTCGTTGGAGAAGACATCCGATGGATTTCGGCGCGGGGTCTTGGCGACGACGCGGCCCTGCACGACGGGCAGATGTTCGGTGTGTTTCTGGACGTTACCGGGCGCAAGCAGGCTGAAGAAGGTAATGAACTGCTGGCCGGAGAAATGAGCCATCGGGTCAAAAATCTGCTCGCCATCGCTATGGGCCTGACAAATATCACCTCACAATCCACGACGACGGCCAAGGAAATGGCGCAGGAACTGACCGGGCGGTTGGCCGCACTTGGCCGCGCTCACGACATGGTCCGTCCGCTTCCGGGAAGCCAGGGGCATGCAGCGCTTTTGGGCGATCTTCTGTCCGTTTTGCTGTCGCCTTACGAAGACCTGGGGGCATTCAAGGGGCGGATACGTGTTGCCGTCCCGCGCATGGGCGTGGGGGAATTGGCTGCAACAGCCTTGTCTTTGATTTTCCACGAACTGGCGACGAACTCCTTGAAATATGGCGCGCTTTCCGTTGATACCGGAATTCTCGATCTCTCAGGCATTACGGAAGATGGCGATGTCACACTGACCTGGACCGAACGCGGCGGGCCTCCGGTCGAAACTCCCGATAGCGCGAAGGGGTATGGAAGCAAGCTGCTGAAGCGAAGCGTATCCGGCCAGCTCGGAGGGACAATTTCCTATGAATGGTCCAAGGAAGGCGTTGTGGTTGTTCTCACGCTAAAAGGCGACCGGCTGGCCAAATAG